Proteins encoded in a region of the Zea mays cultivar B73 chromosome 2, Zm-B73-REFERENCE-NAM-5.0, whole genome shotgun sequence genome:
- the LOC100275077 gene encoding uncharacterized LOC100275077, which translates to MEVTSSPSPSAPPPASSKPALQLNPAAVLLRRLPTPTPTAATPVTATAPPARPATASNPLAALLVPFWRGLRRAPKQPVHPASAAAARRAAEQQEAEAEAEARQLVGCAVPLFRPYVAQLPWHGGARAWLSKLFPRYGHYCGPNWSSGKEAGSVLWDRRPVDHLDFCCYCHDMAYDTHDQAQLLRADLAFLRCLEGSRHTPARDGIAAAAIYRAMCIFGLKTILIPYRTNLVRLQTGPNYADFFADFVKRVASSSGRPTGGEKQRL; encoded by the exons atggAGGTCACCTCCTCCCCCTCGCCTTCcgcgccgccgccggcctccTCGAAGCCGGCGCTCCAGCTCAACCCCGCGGCCGTCCTCCTCCGCCGCCTGCCGACCCCGACCCCAACAGCGGCGACGCCCGTCACCGCGACGGCGCCCCCCGCGCGGCCCGCCACCGCGTCCAACCCGCTCGCGGCCTTGCTCGTCCCCTTCTGGCGCGGGCTGCGGCGAGCGCCGAAACAGCCGGTCCACCCCGCCTCCGCCGCCGCGGCGCGGAGGGCGGCGGAGCAGCAGGAGGCGGAGGCCGAGGCGGAGGCGCGGCAGCTGGTGGGGTGCGCGGTGCCGCTGTTCCGGCCGTACGTGGCACAGCTGCCGTGGCACGGCGGCGCGCGGGCGTGGCTGTCGAAGCTGTTCCCGCGCTACGGCCACTACTGCGGGCCCAACTGGTCCAGCGGCAAGGAGGCCGGCTCCGTGCTCTGGGACCGCCGCCCCGTCGACCACCTCGACTTCTGCTGCTACTGCCACGACATGGCCTACGACACCCACGACCAGGCCCAGCTCCTCCGCGCCGACCTCGCCTTCCTCCGCTGCCTCGAGGGCAGTCGGCACACGCCCGCGCGCGACGGCATCGCCGCCGCAGCCATCTACCGCGCCATGTGCATCTTCG GACTGAAGACGATCCTGATCCCGTACCGGACGAACCTCGTGCGGCTGCAGACGGGGCCCAACTACGCGGATTTCTTCGCCGATTTCGTGAAGAGGGTCGCGTCGTCGTCGGGCAGGCCGACCGGCGGCGAGAAGCAGAGGCTGTGA
- the LOC100277315 gene encoding uncharacterized protein LOC100277315 (The RefSeq protein has 6 substitutions compared to this genomic sequence) gives MSLSPADSAAYWLRWQVLVYGALIAFPAAAAAALLPRLRRAAPPLRAADLWVSCWARLHPGWLLAYRAFAFAAAVALLARLLVGHGLTVFYFYTQWTFLLVTIYFAFATAISAHGCWVYSRKSLRKSDESHGFLNADVENRDVSNSISGERKKDETKMMVSYYEQIVNERRAGFWGWCMQIIYQTSAGATMLTDVTFWGLLVPFFYRDKFGLALVTDGMHSLNAVFLLIDTVLNNMPFPWYRMAFFVFWSCAYVTFQWVLHACGSLSWWPYPFLDLSSSGAPLWYLGMAIAHIPCFFLYWLVVKAKHTYFPRMFPHAYVRTV, from the exons ATGTCGCTGTCGCCGGCGGACAGCGCGGCGTACTGGCTGCGGTGGCAGGTCCTCGTCTGCGGCGCGCTCATCGCGCTCcccgcggcggccgcggcggcgctACTGCCGCGGTTGCGGAGGGCGGCGCCGCCTCTGCGCGCGGCCGACCTCTGGGTCTCTTGCTGGGCGCGCCTCCAcccgggttggctcctcgcctacCGCGCCTTCGCGCTCGCAGCGGCCGTCGCGCTCCTGGCGCGCCTCCTCGTCGGGCACGGCCTCACCGTCTTCTACTTCTACACCCA GTGGACATTTCTATTAGTCACCATATATTTTGCG TTTGCCACAGCTATATCAGCCCATGGCTGCTGGGTTTACTCAAGGAAAAGTTTGAGGAAATCCGATGAATCCCATGGATTTCTTAATGCTGATGTCGAAAATCGTGATGTTTCCAATTCCATTTCTGGAGAGAGGAAAAAAGATGAGACAAAAATGATGGTGAGCTATTATGAACAAATAGCGAATGAGAGAAGAGCAGGGTTCTGGGGCCGGTGCATGCAAATCATATACCAG ACTAGCGCAGGTGCAACAATGTTGACCGATGTCACATTTTGGGGGCTTCTTGTGCCATTTTTCTACCGTGACAAGTTTGGGTTAGCGTTG GTCACTGATGGCATGCACTCCCTAAATGCTGTTTTTCTACTTATAGACACAGTTCTCAACAATATG CCCTTCCCCTGGTACCGAATGGCTTTCTTTGTTTTCTGGAGCTGCGCCTATGTAACATTCCAGTGGGTCCTTCATGCTTGTGGAAGCTTATCCTG GTGGCCATACCCGTTTCTGGACCTTTCATCATCTGGAGCTCCTATATG GTACCTCGGCATGGCAATCGCTCATATCCCCTGCTTCTTTTTGTATTGGTTGGTCGTCAAGGCGAAGCACACTTATTTCCCACGGATGTTTCCACATGCTTATGTTAGGACAGTATAG